In Primulina eburnea isolate SZY01 chromosome 5, ASM2296580v1, whole genome shotgun sequence, a single window of DNA contains:
- the LOC140832802 gene encoding sucrose transport protein SUC4, translating to MAVPEVQRRDPTLNKQQTQHRGPQNGPGPSPRSNRVKLRTLLRVASVACGIQFGWALQLSLLTPYVQELGIPHAWASIIWLCGPLSGLLVQPLVGHVSDRCTSRFGRRRPFILAGATSIVVAVLIIGHSADIGRILGDNGRKKTRAVVVFVIGFWLLDLANNMTQGPCRALLADLTGKDHRRTRVANAYFSLFMAVGNVLGFATGSFSMWYKIFPFTRTSACNINCANLKAAFIIDIVFILVTTYLSLSACSEQSFNSRHSSHCFSEEMSGGSPEHEAFLWELLGTFKSLPGTVWIILLVTVLTWIGWFPFLLFDTDWMGREIYGGKPNEGNSYGMGVRMGSLGLMLNSVILGITSVFMEKLCRKLGAGCTWGLSNILMSLCFLAMLIITACKSSLTIDGHLPPDGIVAAALIVFAFLGIPLAITYSVPYALVATRVEGLGLGQGLSMGVLNLAIVIPQVIVSIGAGPWDQLFGGGNSPAFAVASICAFAGGLVAILAIPRTRVEKSRIHH from the exons ATGGCGGTTCCTGAAGTCCAGAGGCGTGATCCGACGCTTAATAAGCAACAGACCCAACACCGAGGGCCTCAAAATGGGCCCGGTCCATCGCCGAGGTCAAACAGGGTGAAACTCCGAACTCTACTACGCGTAGCTTCGGTGGCGTGCGGAATCCAATTCGGTTGGGCGCTTCAGCTGTCTCTGTTAACCCCGTACGTGCAAGAGCTTGGCATTCCTCACGCATGGGCGAGCATAATATGGCTTTGCGGCCCGCTTTCGGGATTACTGGTCCAACCCTTGGTTGGCCACGTGAGCGACCGATGCACCAGTCGGTTCGGGCGGCGGCGCCCGTTTATACTCGCCGGAGCCACCTCCATCGTCGTCGCCGTCCTTATTATTGGTCACTCTGCAGACATTGGACGGATTCTCGGCGACAACGGCCGGAAGAAAACACGAGCTGTGGTGGTGTTCGTGATCGGGTTCTGGCTTCTCGATTTGGCGAACAACATGACTCAAGGGCCTTGTCGGGCTCTACTCGCTGATCTAACAG GGAAGGATCATAGACGAACTCGAGTAGCAAATGCATATTTCTCTCTATTTATGGCTGTTGGTAATGTTCTTGGCTTTGCTACTGGATCCTTCAGTATGTGGTACAAGATTTTTCCCTTCACACGGACTTCTGCTTGCAACATTAACTGTGCAAATCTGAAGGCAGCATTCATCATTGACATTGTATTCATTCTAGTGACAACCTATTTAAGCCTCTCTGCATGCAGTGAGCAATCCTTTAATTCCAGGCACAGTTCTCATTGTTTTAGTGAAGAAATGTCTGGAGGTTCTCCAGAGCATGAAGCTTTTCTCTGGGAATTGTTGGGAACTTTTAAATCTCTCCCTGGCACTGTTTGGATAATCCTTCTTGTCACTGTACTGACGTGGATTGGCTGGTTTCCATTTCTTCTTTTTGATACTGATTGGATGGGTCGTGAAATATATGGTGGAAAaccaaatgaagggaatagttATGGCATGGGAGTGAGAATGGGTTCATTGGGTTTGATGTTAAATTCAGTTATCCTTGGAATTACCTCAGTGTTTATGGAGAAGCTATGTAGGAAATTGGGTGCTGGATGTACGTGGGGACTTTCAAATATTCTTATGTCTCTCTGCTTCTTGGCAATGCTTATTATTACTGCCTGCAAGAGCAGTTTGACCATTGATGGCCATCTTCCTCCAGATGGGATTGTTGCAGCTGCTCTAATAGTATTTGCATTTCTTGGCATTCCATTAGCT ATAACCTATAGTGTCCCATATGCATTGGTCGCTACTCGTGTTGAAGGGTTAGGCCTGGGCCAAG GGTTGTCCATGGGGGTTCTGAATCTGGCCATTGTCATTCCACAG GTTATTGTATCTATTGGAGCTGGACCGTGGGATCAACTTTTTGGTGGTGGCAACTCTCCAGCTTTTGCTGTTGCTTCGATTTGTGCATTTGCTGGTGGGCTTGTAGCCATATTGGCTATTCCTAGAACAAGGGTAGAAAAGTCTAGGATCCACCATTAA